gtgtgtatatatatatatatatatatatatatatatatatatatatatatatagtcattatatttttttcagataACTGATAGTCACAAAAATCAACTATCGGTattgattaatcggtaaaaccgatatatcggtctacctctaatttggGGACTTGTCGTCTTACCAGCTGAACACCTTCTTGGCTAGGTTAGGAGACAAGCAAAGACCAGAAAACctccttaggctggtttaagctggactTTCTGTTAGGGAAATGTGATGTTGCCTCAAATTTTGACTAAATAAAGCATCATAGAAAATCTGTATGTTTGTTTCTGTCAGATGGAGCAGGCCCATAGTGCCGGGGCAGCCAGCAGTACAGGTTCCCTGGAGAGGGCATCTCTCTTTTGCGCCTCTGGCTCCACCACCACCTCAAGCTCTGGGCTCTCCAGTCCAGTGGAGCACCTCACCAAGAGCAAGTCCTCCAGTCGCTTCTCTCTCTTCTCCCCTCCATGGAACAGCAGCTCCGAGTCCGACTCCAACCCACCTTCCCGCTCCGGATCCAAGAAAATACACAACTATAGTCGCAGAGCCGTTCCTGGCAGTGCCAAGACGGGGCCCGAGACACCAGAGCCTAAGCAGAGTGTCTCTGAGCACTTCCAGTACTCCGATCCAGTCATTTCCAAGGTTACAGACTATATTTACGTGGGAAACCTAAATGCGGCTTATAGCGGACGTACGTTGTGCCGCAATAACATCGACAGCATCATCGACATGAGCAGCCTGCCTGGGGAAACATGTTTGAGACTTATTCCTTGCACTTGCTCAAGGGGGGTAAAGCACACTTGGTCTCGTCTCAAAGTGGACATGAGTGATCTCCCGGACTCCGTCCAGGAAGGGCTAGCCCTCAAACATCGCTGCTTCGAAGACATCAACGAGTGCATCGATGCTTCAATGGAGAAGAGGAAGCGTGTTTTGGTCCATTGTCGTGACGGGTTTTCCCTTGCCCCCACTTGCATTATTCAGTACCTCATGGTCAAGCAAAATATGAGACTAATCGCCGCCTATGAGTTGCTCAGAGCCAAACACCCTGTCAATATTCGCGAGTCCCATCAGAACGTTCTGGTGAGTCTTGAGAAAGCCCTGAGACCAGGCGGGAATGTGGACCCGGAAGGTTTTAAACAGGCAATCTCCCGCAAAGTGGCCTGGACCTGATAGAACCTCCCCGggaaagtttttgtttttgttttgtgcttttattttgtacattatttCCTCTGTTAATAGTGAAAGGCAGCTTTTATTTGTGTTGTAACTGAGCTGGATGTCATGGTGTGAGTACTAACTGTGAACATTTTCTGAAGTTGTTGAGTGGCCATTTTAGAAAACAAAGCCTGAGAATTTGGGTCATTTGATTTGTCTCAggctaaacaaaaaacaaatatacttTGTGCAGCTGCTAAACAATGGGATGTGTCCGGGAATATATCTCCTAATTATTGTTCTTCGTGTGGGTACATAGCCATGCTTTGCAGGTTTATGTTGAGGGAGAATTTTTTGGGAGCGCTCAGGAGTCCAAACGATGTCATGTATGACTGCAAAACATTTATATTGAGACTGAAACGTCACACTGGAATACTAATAACTAAAAAGTTCAGACATATTCATAACagattaaagcaatagttcacccagcaatgaaaattctttagaattacattttttgtgtaaactattcctttaaggtttgaACATGACTAGTCATGGCATCTGTTATTACTAAGCACAAACTTTGTTGGCTTCATTATTCATTGGACAATTGGTTGATATTTCTCTGCGTGTAACAAGGGTCATATATTTCGAAAAGATGCACAATAAGAGTAGTCCTCTGTGAGGAGTCATTTCATTAAGTGTCATTTCCAATGTAATATACAGCATATTTGGTTAAATATTCATTTATGTGCTtgaaaaaatttgaattttgtgATCGTGTAAGCATTGATATTGGCCCACTTTTTACGTTTTTAGGAAGGGTTGGTATTTAGATTATTTAAGCATaggctatgttttgtttttcgcCTGCTACTAGGTCTTTCGCACAGTTGCGTGTTCTAGTCCTCGCAGTATACTCTGCTGACCATGAGCGTGTACGCACATGATGCATGCTCAGTACAATGATGTGCTGATGACAAATTGTATGTCTTGTTCGCTGTGCTGTAGAGTAAACGGCCAACGGAAAACCAAAGCATACTTTTCAGGTTTAAACTGAATTGTGGAGCAATGCTCAAAGGCAAAGGTTTGATATTGCACTAACTACAAGGAAATGCGCaagtaaaacatttcattttgctGACATGTGGCTTAGTTTGATTTAATGTTGTGCAGTGATatatcaaattatttttgattacgATAATGTTTATGCTTACTTATGATGATTGTTGTACATGGTTTCTATTGTATTTTGATTTAgccatttagaaaaatgtatgaaccctgatagcacacatatcACCGAGACATCTATTGGATGCGTGTTTTCATTTTGATGTCATTTTTCGAGCAGTAGCTCACCTGCAATATGTCATTTAGATGTTCATTGTTGTATGTTCCACCTATTCTACACTGGAAGCAAGCAGCATGTTGTAACGCGACAAAACTAGATGGCTCCAGTtctaatcaatgaagctgtctacactggatgcaagCGACATGTCATAATGTGACAACTAGATTGcttccattataatcaacaaGCCTGTCTACACTAGAATTAAGTGCCATGTTGCAACACAACAAAACTATCTTGCTCCCATTATCATTAATGGAGCTACCTAAATTGGAAGCAAGCGGCACATCGGAACGCAGTAAAAGTAGCTAGCTTTCCAGTTATAATCAACAAGCTATCTGCACTGGAAGCAAGCAGCATGTTGTAACGGATCAATACTAGCTTGCTCCATGTATAATCAACGGTGCTACTCTTTGGAAGCA
This genomic window from Myxocyprinus asiaticus isolate MX2 ecotype Aquarium Trade chromosome 48, UBuf_Myxa_2, whole genome shotgun sequence contains:
- the LOC127437312 gene encoding uncharacterized protein LOC127437312, with protein sequence MAGSFGSDWGSGNLLCSLLLWTVNTAVGMAAASCRMAAETARSTAARRSRGVISPCELHSAERCKDEWLGGWTMETLEKWSKDFSAHHQLDKKEHSKQNGMIAKNLLNSLKIRNRLQLQPISHSACATGSCPDLMSRNEQPDPRPLAMALTPQLPPRTHRRLCLSVSSDSNGRFKALETQEWKNNLKAQMEQAHSAGAASSTGSLERASLFCASGSTTTSSSGLSSPVEHLTKSKSSSRFSLFSPPWNSSSESDSNPPSRSGSKKIHNYSRRAVPGSAKTGPETPEPKQSVSEHFQYSDPVISKVTDYIYVGNLNAAYSGRTLCRNNIDSIIDMSSLPGETCLRLIPCTCSRGVKHTWSRLKVDMSDLPDSVQEGLALKHRCFEDINECIDASMEKRKRVLVHCRDGFSLAPTCIIQYLMVKQNMRLIAAYELLRAKHPVNIRESHQNVLVSLEKALRPGGNVDPEGFKQAISRKVAWT